A stretch of the Panicum virgatum strain AP13 chromosome 9N, P.virgatum_v5, whole genome shotgun sequence genome encodes the following:
- the LOC120691542 gene encoding protein LOL3-like isoform X2, producing the protein MQSQIVCHACRTVLLYPRGAPSVCCAVCQAVTTVPPPGLEMAQLICGGCRTLLMYTRSADTVRCSCCNTVNLVRPVNNIAHVNCGHCQTTLMYPYGAHSVKCAICNHITTTGVNTVAPTPSARPASNGSAYSTSSTSVPKSQPQNVTVVVENPMTVDDKGKLVSNVVVGVTTGKN; encoded by the exons ATGCAGAGCCAGATCGTGTGCCACGCGTGCCGGACCGTTCTGCTCTACCCGCGGGGGGCGCCCAGCGTCTGCTGCGCGGTGTGCCAGGCCGTCACCACCGTGCCGCCACCAG GGCTAGAGATGGCTCAGCTTATATGTGGTGGTTGTCGAACTTTGCTGATGTATACTCGAAGTGCAGATACTGTAAGGTGTTCATGTTGCAATACAGTCAATCTTGTTAGACCAG TGAATAATATAGCTCATGTTAACTGCGGCCACTGCCAGACAACTTTGATGTATCCATATGGAGCACATTCAGTAAAATGTGCCATATGCAATCATATCACTACTACCGGA GTAAATACGGTGGCACCCACACCATCTGCAAGGCCAGCATCTAATGGATCTGCATATAGTACCTCATCTACTTCTGTT CCTAAATCTCAGCCCCAGAATGTAACTGTTGTTGTTGAGAATCCTATGACAGTTGATGATAAAGGAAAACTA GTGAGCAACGTTGTAGTTGGAGTCACAACTGGGAAAAACTGA
- the LOC120691542 gene encoding protein LOL3-like isoform X1 codes for MQSQIVCHACRTVLLYPRGAPSVCCAVCQAVTTVPPPVRCRVSRCLVGVVRGSVYFSNTHERVGQEFTWLEMAQLICGGCRTLLMYTRSADTVRCSCCNTVNLVRPVNNIAHVNCGHCQTTLMYPYGAHSVKCAICNHITTTGVNTVAPTPSARPASNGSAYSTSSTSVPKSQPQNVTVVVENPMTVDDKGKLVSNVVVGVTTGKN; via the exons ATGCAGAGCCAGATCGTGTGCCACGCGTGCCGGACCGTTCTGCTCTACCCGCGGGGGGCGCCCAGCGTCTGCTGCGCGGTGTGCCAGGCCGTCACCACCGTGCCGCCACCAG TGAGATGCAGGGTTTCACGTTGTCTGGTAGGTGTTGTGAGAGGATCTGTTTACTTTAGCAACACACATGAACGGGTTGGACAAGAATTTACAT GGCTAGAGATGGCTCAGCTTATATGTGGTGGTTGTCGAACTTTGCTGATGTATACTCGAAGTGCAGATACTGTAAGGTGTTCATGTTGCAATACAGTCAATCTTGTTAGACCAG TGAATAATATAGCTCATGTTAACTGCGGCCACTGCCAGACAACTTTGATGTATCCATATGGAGCACATTCAGTAAAATGTGCCATATGCAATCATATCACTACTACCGGA GTAAATACGGTGGCACCCACACCATCTGCAAGGCCAGCATCTAATGGATCTGCATATAGTACCTCATCTACTTCTGTT CCTAAATCTCAGCCCCAGAATGTAACTGTTGTTGTTGAGAATCCTATGACAGTTGATGATAAAGGAAAACTA GTGAGCAACGTTGTAGTTGGAGTCACAACTGGGAAAAACTGA
- the LOC120693257 gene encoding transcriptional activator Myb-like, whose protein sequence is MVEMYGDRKWAAISRHLPGRIGKQCRERWTNHLRPEIDKAKNIWTEEDDMNLIEAHKVYGNRWSLIARKLEGRSENSVKNHWNATKRSLKAKRRLKKKKNAEAPPGQQWSILEEYIRSLRPDELAAAPPAPSDDSPPSSYNNVGYGGEVVSPPAAPAPAGGGFDPAAMRLYLSAAAAGSSSSAVNNLAAMNRNPNMAAQPYLGLDLNAYYYGAPLQQQTPPPTPMMMTMMGQDQHQAAASYSADNLMMTYPFVDHLQAWHSPAPNADAYAATNANAGPHYSYYSDAGAGPSAAAAAAPAPANPQDDVDVVQMASREFQLNPSDEEVTLNLAGFV, encoded by the exons ATGGTGGAGATGTACGGCGACCGGAAGTGGGCGGCGATATCCCGGCACCTCCCCGGCCGGATCGGCAAGCAGTGCCGCGAGCGGTGGACCAACCACCTCCGCCCGGAGATCGACAAG GCCAAGAACATCTGGACTGAGGAGGACGACATGAACCTGATCGAGGCCCACAAGGTGTACGGGAACCGCTGGTCGTTGATCGCGAGGAAATTGGAGGGGCGGTCGGAGAACTCCGTCAAGAACCACTGGAACGCCACCAAGAGGAGCCTCAAGGCGAAGCGCcgcctgaagaagaagaagaacgcgGAGGCGCCCCCCGGCCAGCAGTGGTCCATCCTGGAAGAGTACATCCGCAGCCTGCGCCCcgacgagctcgccgccgcgccgccggcgccgtcggacGACTCCCCTCCGTCCTCGTACAACAACGTCGGgtacggcggcgaggtggtcagcccgcccgcggcgccggcccCGGCGGGCGGAGGCTTCGACCCGGCCGCCATGAGGCTGtacctcagcgccgccgccgccggcagcagctCGTCGGCCGTCAATAACCTGGCGGCGATGAACAGGAACCCCAACATGGCGGCGCAGCCGTACCTGGGGCTTGACCTGAACGCCTACTACTACGGCGCGCCGCTGCAGCAGCagacgccaccgccgacgccgatgatgatgacgatgatgggCCAAGACCAGCACCAGGCCGCGGCCTCCTACTCCGCCGACAACCTGATGATGACCTACCCGTTCGTCGACCACCTGCAGGCGTGGCACTCTCCCGCGCCGAACGCCGACGCCTACGCCGCCACCAACGCCAATGCAGGCCCGCACTACTCCTACTACAGCGACGCGGGCGCcgggccgagcgccgccgccgccgccgcccccgcccccgccaacCCGCAGGACGACGTCGACGTCGTCCAGATGGCAT